Part of the Nocardioides perillae genome is shown below.
GAGCTCGCACGCATTGGTGTGAAAGCGGGGTTCATCGTCACGCTCCGACCGGAGGAGTGGGACCGTCGAACGCCTGCGTTCCGGGCGGTGTGCGTCAACCTCGGGGAAGTTACGATCGACCAGGTCGCGACCGTACTGAAGACATCGGACGGTCTATTCTTCCCCAGCCTGCTTGAGGCCTACTCGGCGAGCCCGGTTGAAGCCATGGCCCTCGGCGTGCCGGTGTTCGCATCCGACAGGGACTTCGTGCGGACCGTGTGCGGGGATGCGGCCGCGTATTTTGATCCACACGATGGTGAACGGGCTGCAACGGTCGTATTCAATGGCCATAACCGGCCGGGCGACTTGAGGACAAGGGTCGAGGCCGGCATGCGTCGTGTCGGGAAAGCGCCGACTGCGCGAGACCGCGCGATGGCGCTGCTGTCCACCCTCTATGGTTCCCTTCCAGTGGAGGGGACTTGATGTTCAGGCGCGCCAGGTCAAGCCCCGAGTCCCGTCTTCTCATCGTCAACAACATGCCCGCCTACTACCGAACTCCGGCATACGCGGCGATGGCAGAAGAGTTTGCCGCGCGGACAGGCGGATCGACCCTGGTTTGCTACCAGGTGCGACGCGCGGCACGGGAGCGGGCTGAGTGGTTTTACACTGCCGACGCGGAGTTCCCTTTCGACTACTACTTTGTGCAGCCGGATTTCCGATACGTAGCAGGTCGGAAGATGCCAGCTGCACCCGGAGGACGCCTCCTGCTCCGCTACCGGCCCACTCATGTGTTCACCGCAGGGTGGGACACACCGCTATCCCTCGCTGCGTCGACGTGGGCGCGATGGGCAGGGGTGCACCTGGGCGTGTGGGTGGAGTCCAGTCCACTGACGAGTAAACACGACAATTTGCTCCTCAACGCCGCACGTCGGAGGTTCTTGCGGCCCGCGACCTTCGCCGTCGTACCAACCGACGCCAGTCGTGCGCACGTCGATCGGCTCGCGGGCCGCCACGTTCGATCGCGGCTGCTCCTCAACCCGGTTGACCTCGGGCGGCTGCCAGACCAATTTTCCGAGGCGGGAGCTCGGGTGATTTTCCTGGGTGATTTGACCCGCAGGAAGGGATTCGACGTCCTGTTACAAGCGGCGACCGTCCTTCGGGTCAGGGACATTGAGGTCCACGCATGGGGCCGGGATATCGAAGGGCTGGCAGCGGTGGCCGACGACGTGACCATTCACGGCGCCGCGCCGCTGCCGGAAATTCTCCCGATGTTACGGTCGACTGACGTGCTTGTTATCCCCTCACGCGTCGATCCTGCGCCACTGACCTATTCCGAGGCGCTCGCTCTCGGGTTGCGTGTTGTCGTGTCTGAAACGATTGCCTACGCGGGCCACGCGTCGACCACCGTTGGTGCAGTCGTGTCAGATTGCTCATCGCCGGCCGCACTCATTGGTGCGATCGAGGCGGCCCTAACAAGCAGACGCCCCGACCCTGAGTCGTCGCGCGAAGTGACCCCGCGCCACTTCGGCACCACCGTGGTCGATGCTCTGCTCGGATCCACTCAGGACGCCGGTTGAGCCGCCGGTTCGCGGGAGCATCCGCCACGTTGGCCGTCAACGTTGGAAACCTCCTCCTCGGCGTCGTTACCGGGATCGTTAGCGCACGGGGGCTCGAACCCCACGACAGGGGCTTGTTCGTGGCGATCGTTCTGTGGGTTGCGACGCTTTCAACTGTGTCGTTGTTGGGGGGCCAGCAGGCGATCATCTACTTTGGTCGGCAGTCGAGTTCGGGAGTTGGACGAGCGGTGACTCTCGTCCGGTCCTCCTGGGTAGAGATAGCCCTTTGCTCGGCTGCGCTCGCGGCGATCGTCCTGTGGCTCACCTCCGCCCACTCTTCACGCGCGATCCTGACACTCCTGGCCACTGCGATTATTCCCATCAGTGCCATCGTGCAAGCCTTGCTCTCAGGCTTGCTATCGGATGCACGGCTTTCCGTATGGAACGCGGTGCGGCTTGTGCCGGCCGCCACATACGCGATGGCGAGTTTGTTGTTGTTGTCCCTAGAAGAATTCTCCATCGTCACTGGTCTCGTTGCGCTGACCGTCGGGAACGCTGCGGCCCTCGTGGCCGTTCTCGTCGTCGTCGGGCAACGTGGACCGCTGGTCCCTGATGACGCCACCCCGGTAGGCGAGATGAAAAGTTACGGGCGCCGCTCGCTCATGTCGTCCCTTCCGGCCATGCTTCGCGGCCGTACAGATCAATTGGTGCTAGCGGCTGTGGCAGCGCCGTCGGTGCTGGGGGTCTATGCCGTAGCGGCCTCGGTTGCTGCCGTCGCGGACGTGGTCTCAGTGACGGTCGGTCAGTTGGCGTTCCCGCGATTTGTTGAGGACGCTCGGCTGCGGACCAAAGCGCGACGGCTCGCAACTACTGCTATCGCGCTAACTCTTATCGCTATCATCCCGGTGGCGGCAGGAGGTGACTGGCTGATTCGACACGTGTACGGGCCAGCATACGTACCGGCGGCGGACCCCCTGTCCATCTTGTTAGTAGCTGCCGCAGTCAAAGTGGGCATCGCATTCTTGTCGGCTGAGTCGCAGGCGCTCGACAAGTTGCGTCTTCTAGGCCTGGCGCACTCGAGCACCTTGATCGCCACCGGGATGTTGGTGGCGACACTGGTGCCTGTATGGGGCATGACTGGGGCCGCGTCGGCCGTCCTCATCGGTCAGGTCGCTTGCCTTTCTGTGCTCTGGCTAGGCGTGAGGCAGGTCAGTGCGCGATGAGTCTCGAGTTGGCGCTTTGGCTTGACGTGGTCGCTGTGCTCACCTGTGGCGTAGTGCTATTTGTACACCCCGCGATGAGAGCGTCTCACCCGGCCCTTCTTTATTTGTGCGTGCACGTAGCTATCGTTTCAACCCGCGGCTGGGCCATCGCCCGCGGTGCGCCGACCTTCCTCGGACTGCCACTGGAGGAATTTCCTCCATTCATCTTGCTAGCTGACGTCTTCCTCGTGTCCGCCACCCTGGGTTGGTTAGCAGCTGGCACGTCAATGGGCGAAGGCCGGCGCTGCGCGCTCAGCGAACGCCGCCTGCACGAGCACTCGATCGAACGCGCGGCGATGATGGTGGGAGTGGTGGCACTACCAGTCGGGCTCTGGTCGTTGACGCGGGCGGCGTACGTGCCAGGAATCAGCGCGGGCGGCGTTGCTATCGAGACCAGCTATCAAACGGTAGCGATCCTGTGGCCAGCGCTCGTTCTCCTTGCTTTTATCTATTCGCGTGGGATGCGCCCATACTTGCTTATTCCGTTCATCACCTACATCCTGCTGATGGGCATTCAGGGGCACAATCGGTATCGCTTCCTGCTTCCCCTCCTAATGCTGCTGATCATCTATTTGGACCGGAAGGAGTGGCGCTGGCCACGAATGTGGATGGTTCCCGTCGCGTTGTGCGTCGTGGCCTTGTTCCTGCCGCTCAAAGAGGTGGGACGCGACATTCGAAGCGGCAACGCGACGGCATCATCGGTGCTCGACGCCATCTCGACGTCAACGCTGTCAGCTCGCGCTGGGAGGAACGCGGAGCAAGCCCTCTTGGACCAAGGCGCGATTAGCGTCATGCTCGCTGAGCACCAGGATTATCTGGGGCTGGGCCGGAGTTACGCTGCACTCGTTACTCTTCCCATCCCGCGGCCGTTGTGGCCCGACAAGCCACCTCTTGCGGGGGACTTACGCGCCATTTCGACCCCGTCGTATCCGCTGATCGAAGTGGGGGCGATCACAACGCTGGTTGGAGAGCTCTACATCGGCTTCCGATGGCCGGGCGTGGTCGTAGGCGGATTTCTATTTGGCACCATCACGGGGCGGTTTCATCGGCGCGCGTACTCCAGGGAGCGACTCAGCGGACTTCGATTCTTCCACGTCCTGATTTTCGCAGTCCTGTTGCAAGTGGCTCGCGACGGCCTGCCGTCTCTGCTCCTCTTTACCGTTGTGAACGCCTCACCGTGGGTAGCAATAGCACTACTAGCCGGTGCGATCAATCGCCGCCGTGCCGCCCTTCAGGTCAGTCAGAGGAACCCGTGAGAATTCTTTTTGTCGTCCCGCTCTACCCATCAACGCCTCAAGACTTCGATGGAGTGGCTCAGTACCATCGAGCTGAAGCATTGGCAGCGCTAGGCCATACGGTGCACGTGCTTGTTGTAAAGGCGTGGCGCCCGGGGCGCAGCCGGCTCTGGTCGCCGCCAATCGCCGCGGGTGTGAGTACAGAGCTCGTTCAGCACCCGAGTGTTCCGCGCCTCCGTTTTGCGGAGTTGTCCCTTGCCATGCTGAGCCTGTTCGTCGCTGTGCGTTACCGCCAGGTGGTGCAACGGCAGGCGTACGACGTGGTGCACGTGCACACTGAACGGATGGCGCTCGCCGTTGGCCTGCACCAGCGACCTCTGAAACTACCGACTCTGGTCTCGCTTCATGCAGCCGACTCGACGCCCCAGATAGTGCGCGTTCACTGCAAGAGAAGGCGCCTCGCTCGCGCGTTGGGAAACGCCGACCACGTGGTCTTGGTAGGTGATGTGCTTAAGCGTTACTTCGGCCCATGTCTGAATCCGGCGAGCACCACGACTCTGCATAATGGTTTCAAACTCGAGAAGGACAGCGGTCCCGATCCGACCAGGTGGCAGGGCGCCATGCGGCTCGTCAGTGTATCGAGGCTTTTCGAAGGAAAGGGCCTGCACCTTGTCCTGCAAGCTTTGGCGCAATTGAGGCCGGGGCTCGACTGGACCTACGAAGTCATCGGCAGCGGCCCAGAGGAGTCCCGACTTCAGACCCTCGCGGCCCAGCTCGGTGTTGCTGACCGAGTGACGTTCCTCGGTCCACTACCGCATGAGGTTGTCATGAAGCGTCTGGCGTCTGCCGAGGTCTTCGTCCTCCCTTCGTTCTACGAAGCCTTCGGCGTTGCGCACCTGGAGGCGATGGCCGCTGGTTGCCTGACCATCGGGGTGGACGGGCAGGGCCCGTCGGAGTTCATTGAGTCAGGGAGGACGGGGTACTTGGTGCCACCACGAGACGTCGACTCCATTGTGGAGGTCCTCCGCGCCGTGATCGCTGATCCCGACAGCTCGCGCCTTATTGCCGAGGCCGGTCAGCGAACGGCGCGGTCGGAGAAGACGTGGGACGCTCACGCCCGTGCTCTGGAGACGATTTACGCAGGGCTGATCAACTGAGACACAATGACAGCGGCTTGATGGCCGCGCGTCCACGGCATGGGGATGCCCGCACGTCGGCGACGCCGCGGTCGTGGGTAATGCGCTCCGTAATGCGGCTGAGATGGAAGGATGGAGTCATGTACCAGTTCGGGGTCGTCGGACTCGGCTATGTTGGCCTCCCACTCGCTCACGCGGCCGTAGAGGCAGGGTTGCGCGGCGTAGGGGTGGACGCGTCTTCGGCCGTCGTCGATGGCCTACGCTCCGGCCGATCCCATGTCGATGACCTCGATGACGCGCAGGTCGCGGGGATGTTGGGTCGGGGCTTCGTCGCGACCGTCGACCCCTCGCCGCTGGCGTCGTGCGAAGTGATCGTCATCTGCGTCCCCACGCCCTTGAGCGACGAGGGCGGACCAGACCTCACCGCGGTGCGCGCTGCGGCTGAGATGGTGCGTGATAACTTGCGAACTGGGGCCTTGGTGATCCTCGAATCCACCACCTGGCCGGGCACTACGGAGGAGTTGCTGCAGCCGATCCTCGAATCGCGAGGCGCTCAGGCAGGCGTGGACTTCCACCTGGCTTACTCACCCGAACGAATCGACCCGGGCAATCCCACGTTCAACGTGAGGAACACTCCCAAGGTGGTTGGTGGAGTCACTTCGCAGTGTCGGGAGAAGGCAACAGCCTTCTACGCGCAGTTTGTCGACACTATTGTTCCAGCGGCCGGGACGCGCGAAGCCGAGATGGCGAAATTGCTCGAAAATACCTACCGACAGGTGAACATTGCGCTTGTCAACGAGATGGCCAAGTTCTCGCGCGAACTCGGGATCGACATCTGGAACGTCATTTCCTGCGCCGCGACTAAGCCGTTCGGATATCAAGCATTTCATCCAGGGCCGGGCGTAGGGGGGCACTGCATCCCCATCGACCCGTCCTACTTATCCCACCGTGTGCAGGCGGAACTTGGTTATCCGTTTCGGTTTGTCGAGCTCGCTCAGGAAGTGAACCGGTCGATGCCCCGCTACGTGCGAGACCGTGCCCAAGCACTTCTCAACGACCGCGGTTTGCCTATCAGGGGGTCTAAGATTCTGATCCTGGGGGTGACGTACAAGGCCGGAATTTCCGATCAACGCGAGTCGCCGGCGATTCCGCTAGCACGGCAATTGCTCTCCCTTGGTGCCGAACTGCAGTTCTATGATCCGTTCGTCCAGGAATGGAAAGCTCCAGGAGTGACTCTCGCACGTGTGCTTGACGTTGAACTAGCTCTGCGGGAATGCGATCTTGCCATCGTTATGCAACCGCACCAAAGTTACGGGCCCGATGTCTTGAATCGTTCGAGGGCGTTTGTTCTGGACGCCCGAGGGTCCTCACAGGGAGATCGAATTGAAAAGTTATAGGGCCTTGCGAGACCGCCTGTCTAGCGCAAGCGGGGTGGTTGGTCACCATTTGCGGATCAGGGGTGCGTTGAATGCCCTCAAAACAGCGCCCGACCCGACAGATACCGCCGTTATCGCACGATTGACGCGCGCCTGGAGCGGCGGTGGCTACGAAGCGGATCCTCATTACCTCGCGGAAGTTGCTTCGGCTGCGGGTGCCGGGCGTCTGCAGATTCTTGAGTGTGGCACGGGGCTGACGACGCTGCTTCTCGCAGCCGTCACCGACCGGCCAGTGATCTCGCTCGAGCAACATAGGCCGTCCTCCGTGAAGGTGCGGCGCTGTCTGGATTACATCGGGGCCGATCACGTTCGCGTCGTGGATGTGGGCATGGCGGATCGCGGCCCGTGGAGTTGGTACGACTGGGCTCCGACACCGGATGCCCGTTTCGACCTTGTGTTGTGCGACGGCCCTCCCGGAACGACGCCTGGCGGACGGTATGGGCTACTTCCCGCCTTGATCGGACATCTTGCGCCGGGAGCGGTGATCCTCGTTGACGATGCACAAAGGACGTCTGAAACGGAGACCATTGCGAGGTGGGTCGATGAATTCGGCGTCACTCTCGATGAGGTGAGCGGGACCGACCGCAGGATGGCCCGGTTGCGAGTGCCTAACGTGATGAAAACACAGTCTCCAGAGGGTTAGTCGGCAACGGCCTGATTTCGCCAGAGTTCCCATCGAGCGCCTTAGGGATGGACGGATCAAGAGCTTTTTATGAAGGACCGTTCCGTCGCTAGCAATGCAAGATTGACGTCATGTCGGAACTCGGGCCAGGTTGGCGGGGTGTGCATCTCGGCACCTTCGCGGAGGTGCGTCAGCAGTGAACGGTCAAGGAGCAACGCATCGATCAGATCAACGATCGCGTCCGATGTGCCGGGATGGACGAGCCACGAGTTTCGCCCGTGCTGGGCGACGTCTGGGGCCCCAGAGTTGGCGGTTGCCACTATCGGGACACCATGTGCGAGGGCCTCAGAATAGACGAGGCCGAACCCTTCGATTATAGACGGCATTACGAATAAATCGGTGGTTGCGTAGTACCCACGGAGATCCTCTGCGCTCGCATTATTTATTATTCGAACGTTCTCGGGTAGTGGCGCTAACCAGGTCGGCACAGCACTCCGGGTCACCATGGTCAAGACGACCTCCTTGCTGGAGAATTCCCGCATGGCCTTGACGAGCCAATGAGGGCCCTTTCTGTAGGCCAGCTGGCCAACCCAAAGCAATTGCAGGGGCCGGTTCGTGGCGCTTCTCGCGGGCGTGCCCGCACCGCGATACGTGTTTGCCCGGTCCGCGCCGTAGGGAGCTACGTGCACGCGGCCAGAGGGCACCCCGGAGGCACTTAGTCCCTTCGCAACGAAAGAAGATGCGCATATGATGGAATGAGCCGCTTCTAGATTGCCACGCTCGCGTTGTACGTCAGTTTCGTCCAACAATTCCTCGGGCTCAAGTCCAACTTCGAGCCCGGACAGTTCCCGGTCGTGAGCGAGCTCATCGCGGATCTGGGAAGCAAGCGGGTGGACTTGAAACAGCACCCTAGGGCCCTGGACGTTCTCCACGTCAGCGGCGAGAAATCCTTGCCAATAGTAACTGTAAACTAAGGCAGCGTCCGTCACTGCACGCGCACCCGCGCGCCCTAGTCTCGGGTCCACGTCTTCTACGCGGGACCACGGTCGGCCCAGCGGCAAGGCATCAATAAATGTGCTACGGACGAGATTGCTCGGAAGCAGCACTGAATGGCGACGCTGGAAGTAGGTTTTCGTCTTGGTCGCGCCGATTCTATCCATGGACCGCAGCAAAATGTCAGGTGAATAGAAGTCGGTAACTAGGCGTTGCAGTCGGCGCGACTCATGGAGGGCGATTGCCACCTCATAGTGATCCCGAGATCCCCTGAAGATGCACACGTATTTATGAGGGTGGTTCACGCGTGCCTCCTTTGCCGTGCGCGTCTCGTCATTTGCCGCTCATTCGGTGGCGGCCGGGGCGCGACCGCTCTCGATCGAGGTCAACTGCCGGAGTTGATCATCCCCGCACCGACGGTGACCCCGGTGGCCTCGTCGATCAGGATGAAGGATCCGGTCGTCCGGTTCTTCGAGTAGGGGTCGCACAGCAGCGGCACGGTGGTGCGCAGCTGGACGCGGCCGATTTCGTTGAGTCCGAGCTCTTTCGTGTCCTGGTCGCGATGCAGGCTGTTGACGTCGAGGCGATACTGCACGTCCTTGACCATGGCGCGGCCGGTGCGCGTGGTGTGCTTGATCGCGAGCTTCTGGCGTGGCCGCAGCGGCTCGTTGGTCATCCAGCAAATCATCGCGTCGATGTCCTGGGAGGGCTTCGGCGCATTGTTGACGCGCGCGATCATGTCGCCGCGGCTGACGTCGACGTCGTCCTCAAGGCGCACGGTCACCGACATCGGCGGGTAGGCCTCGCTGATCTCCCGGTCGAACAAGTCGATGCCTGCGATCTTCGAGGTCATGCCGGAAGGGAGCACGACGACGTCGTCGCCGGGCTTCAGTACGCCGCCGGCGACCTGCCCGCCGTACCCGCGGTAGTCGTGATGCGCGTCGGACTTGGGGCGCACGACGTACTGCACGGGGAAGCGGACGTCGACGAGGTCGCGGTCGGATGCGACGTGCACGTGCTCGAGGTGGTGCATGAGCGTGGGACCGGAGTACCACGGCATGTGCTCGGACCGGGTCACCACGTTGTCGCCCTGCAATGCAGAGATCGGGATGATCTCGAGGTCGGGAATCGACAGCTTCGTCGCGAAGGAGGTGAACTCCTGGTGGATGCGCTCGAAGACCTCTTGGGAGAAGTCGACGAGGTCCATCTTGTTAACTGCAAGTACCAGGTGCGGCACCCGCAGCAGCGAGAGGATCACCGCGTGGCGGCGCGACTGCTCGGTCAGACCCTGACGGGCGTCGACCAGCACGAGGCCGAGGTCGGCAGTGGAGGCGCCGGTGACCATGTTGCGCGTGTACTGCACGTGGCCCGGGGTGTCGGCGATGATGAACTTGCGGTTGGGCGTCGCGAAGTAGCGGTAGGCCACGTCGATGGTGATGCCCTGCTCGCGCTCCGAGCGCAGACCGTCGGTCAGCAGCGCGAGGTCGGTGTAGTCGTATCCCTTGGACTGGCTCGTTGCCTCGACGGCCTCGAGCTGGTCTTCGAAGATCGCCTTCGAGTCGAGCAACAGGCGCCCGATCAGGGTCGACTTGCCGTCGTCGACGGAGCCGGCTGTCGCGAAGCGAAGGAGGTCCATGCGCTGGGTGACGGTCTCGACGACATCGGCGCCGCTCTCGGTGCTGGTGTCAGTGGTGTGCTCGGTGGCCATCAGAAGTAGCCCTCCTTCTTCCGGTCCTCCATGGCGGCCTCGGAGAACTTGTCGTCTCCGCGGGTGGCGCCGCGCTCGGTGACGCGGGCGACGGCGATCTCCTCGATGATCTCCTCGACCGTGCTGGCTCCCGACTCCACGCAGCCGGTCAGGGTGATGTCACCGCACGTGCGGAAGCGCACGGTGCGCTCCTCGGCGGTCTCGCCCTGCTTCATCGGGTTCAGCGGGGTCTCGGTCATCAACATGCCGCCGCGCTCGAAGACCCGGCGCTGGTGGGCGAAGTAGATGGAGGGGATCTCGATGCCCTCACGGGCGATGTAGGACCAGACGTCGAGCTCGGTCCAGTTCGAGATCGGGAAGATGCGCATGTGCTCACCCTCGTGAAGCCGGCCGTTGTAGAGGCTCCACAGCTCGGGACGCTGATTCTTGGGGTCCCACTGGCCGAACTCGTCGCGGTGGGAGTAGACGCGCTCCTTGGCGCGGGCCTTCTCCTCGTCGCGGCGACCGCCACCGAAGGCGGCGGTGAAGCCGTTCTCCTCGATGGCGTTGAGCAGGGTCCCGATCTGCAGGCGGTTGCGCGAGGTCTTGCCGTCGTCGACCACGACGCCCTGAGCGATCGCGTCGTCGATGCTGGCCACCACGAGCTGCACGCCGAGCCGCTCGACCCAACGGTCGCGCGTCTCCATGACCTCGGGGAAGTCGAGACCCGTGTCGACCTGCATGATCGGGAAGGGGATCTTCGCCGGGTAGAAGGCCTTCTCCGCCAGACGCAGCATCACAATGGAGTCCTTGCCGCCGGAGAACATCAGCACCGGCTTCTCGAACTCCGCCGCGACCTCGCGGAAGATGTGGATCGACTCCGCTTCCAGCTGGTCGAGCTGACTCAGCCGGTAGTCGGCGTGCGTCTCAGTCATGGGTGAACGTGGACCTTCCGTCGGGGCACAGCAGCCAGCATCGTAGCCATCAAAGACCCCGGCCCCTGACATCGCGTCGTCGGCGGACCCACGCCGACCGCGCGAGCGTGACCAGCACCCCGCCGAGGAGACCCCCCGTTGTGTTGGCGACCACGTCGACGTGGGTCGCGGACCTAGCCGGCAGCACGAGCGCCTGGACGGCTTCGACCGAGAGGGAGGCGACGAAGGCCCAGGCCGTCCAGTGGCGCCACCCCCAACGGCCAGCACGACGGAGCCGGGCGGCGGCTGCGAGCACCGGCAGCGGCGTCACCACCAAGACGTTGGCCACCAGCTCGGCCCGGGCGGGCGTCGTCAGCCCCTCGGGGACGCCGACCGACCGCAGGGCCTCGCTGAACCACTGCACCGAGGCCGTCGCGAGCTGGGGGGTGGGGGCCAACAGGGCAACGGCGACCACGGCGCCGTACACGGCGAGGCCGGCGACGGCCCAGCGGCGACCACCGGCAGCGCCAGGCGGTCTGTGGGCGCCGCCGCCCCCTGGGTCAGCCGTGTGAGGGACCGCTCGGCCCCCCTGCCCGGTCGCGCCTGACGGGGCGCGGGTCGTAGCGCGGGCCCTCGAGCTCGTGGACGTAGGGCGCGCCGAACATCGGCAGCCCCTGGTCCTTGCGCAGCAGGCCCCACACCAGCGGGACGAGGACGAGCATCGCCAGGCCGACGCCGGCCACGATGAGCGCGTAGAGGGTGTCGCGGTCGGGCCCGAACGGCTGCCAGCCAGCCTTGAAGAGCAGCGCCACCCCCGACATCGTCAGCACGATCACGATGCCGCGCCGGATGATCGACTGCGGGACTCGCGGGGCGATCCGGCTGCCTAGCAGCGTGCCGGGCACTGAGCCGATCAGCAGCGGGATCAGCAGGCCCCAGTCGAGACCGTGCAGGGCGATGTTGGAGATCGCGGCGGCGAGCACGAGCGGCACGGCCTGCACGAGGTCGGTGCCGACGAGCTTCACCGCCGAGAGGCCGGGATAGAGCATGAGCAGCGCAATCATGATGACCGAGCCGGAGCCGACGCTGGTGATGCCGACCAGCAGCCCGCCGAGCGCACCGACGAGGAGCGTCGGGACGGGGCGGACCGCCGGGTCGGCGTCGGGCTCGGGGCCGCCGCTGCGCACGCGACGCAGGTTGATGTAGAGCCGGAGCGCATAGGTGGCTGCCGCGAAGAGCAGTGCGATGCCGATCGCGACCTTGAGGACGTCGTCGATGCTCTCGGGGTCGGTGAACACCTTG
Proteins encoded:
- a CDS encoding sulfite exporter TauE/SafE family protein, yielding MLDLLTDGFLSILVAGFLVGIVVGLTGMGGGALMTPALIFLGVGNTATIVTADLTAAAVYKTGGAIAHWRSGSPNLQLAKWLIIGSVPMAFLGPYLVKVFTDPESIDDVLKVAIGIALLFAAATYALRLYINLRRVRSGGPEPDADPAVRPVPTLLVGALGGLLVGITSVGSGSVIMIALLMLYPGLSAVKLVGTDLVQAVPLVLAAAISNIALHGLDWGLLIPLLIGSVPGTLLGSRIAPRVPQSIIRRGIVIVLTMSGVALLFKAGWQPFGPDRDTLYALIVAGVGLAMLVLVPLVWGLLRKDQGLPMFGAPYVHELEGPRYDPRPVRRDRAGGPSGPSHG